A genomic region of Gemmata massiliana contains the following coding sequences:
- a CDS encoding TIGR01457 family HAD-type hydrolase has translation MVQHSTPKFGFLIDMDGVLYRGTDLINGADRFVRELRDRDIPFRFLTNNSQRTRRDVVARLVRLGLDVEEEHVFTSAMATARFLAQQKPGGTAFVIGEGGLLTALHQHGYAIVDHDPDYVVVGEGRTFNLELVEVAVRMILGGAKLIATNMDPNCPTQNGLRPGCGALVALLETATGVKAFSVGKPSPVMMRAARKELGLTTDQTTMVGDTMETDILGGVQLGFHTVLVLSGGTKHEDLPRYTYSPETVVPSLAELTDLLDANDWQPPWRQARVRATARV, from the coding sequence ATGGTGCAGCACAGCACACCGAAGTTCGGCTTCCTGATCGATATGGACGGAGTGCTCTATCGCGGTACGGATCTGATTAATGGCGCCGATCGGTTCGTGCGGGAACTCCGGGACCGCGACATTCCGTTCCGGTTCCTGACGAACAATAGTCAGCGCACGCGGCGCGACGTGGTGGCCCGGCTCGTGCGCCTGGGGCTTGATGTGGAAGAGGAGCACGTCTTCACCAGCGCGATGGCGACGGCCCGGTTCCTCGCGCAGCAGAAGCCCGGCGGCACCGCGTTCGTGATTGGTGAGGGCGGGTTGCTCACCGCGCTGCACCAGCACGGCTACGCGATCGTCGATCACGATCCGGATTACGTTGTTGTCGGTGAGGGGCGGACGTTCAACCTGGAACTCGTGGAAGTCGCGGTGCGGATGATCTTGGGCGGCGCGAAGCTGATCGCGACCAACATGGACCCGAACTGCCCGACGCAGAACGGGCTGCGACCCGGGTGCGGCGCACTCGTCGCGCTGCTCGAAACCGCTACCGGAGTAAAGGCGTTTAGCGTGGGTAAGCCTAGCCCGGTCATGATGCGGGCCGCGCGTAAGGAACTTGGGCTGACTACCGACCAGACGACGATGGTCGGCGACACGATGGAAACGGACATTCTGGGTGGAGTGCAGCTCGGCTTCCACACCGTGCTCGTGTTGAGCGGCGGAACCAAGCACGAAGACCTGCCGCGTTACACCTACAGCCCGGAAACGGTGGTTCCGTCGCTAGCGGAACTGACCGACCTGCTCGACGCGAACGACTGGCAGCCGCCGTGGCGCCAGGCCCGCGTGCGCGCCACGGCTCGGGTGTGA
- a CDS encoding TIGR03364 family FAD-dependent oxidoreductase: MGTERRANVAIVGGGIVGLAFAWEAARRGHSVVVFDRTTKPQGASVRNFGMVWPIGQLPGESYDRALRSRARWLELKAQAGVWVSECGSLHLAHEEDEDAVLREFAETAAPLGVKCEYLSRAEVLNRFPVANPAGLRGGLYSPTELAVNPPEAVARLPRFLAEAHGVQFRLGETVTDITMPRVTTASGESWRADRVLVCSGADFETLFPEVFATSGIRRCKLQMMKTRPQANGWRIGTHVAGGLTLCHYKAFEMCSALPQLKRRIAETMPDYVKYGIHVMASQNDRGEVVIGDSHEYDADISLFDKVEIDELILKQLRVLADLPDWSIAARWHGIYAKHPEKHFVTAEPQPGCVIAVAPGGLGMTMSFAIAQDWWNANG; the protein is encoded by the coding sequence GTGGGAACCGAGCGCCGAGCGAACGTTGCGATAGTGGGTGGAGGGATCGTGGGGCTCGCGTTCGCGTGGGAAGCCGCGCGCCGCGGGCACTCGGTTGTGGTGTTCGATCGCACGACCAAGCCGCAGGGCGCGTCCGTGCGCAACTTCGGCATGGTGTGGCCCATCGGTCAGTTGCCCGGAGAATCCTACGATCGCGCCCTGCGCAGTCGTGCCCGGTGGCTGGAACTGAAGGCACAAGCAGGGGTGTGGGTTTCGGAGTGCGGCTCGCTGCACCTCGCGCACGAGGAAGACGAAGACGCTGTGCTGCGCGAGTTCGCGGAAACGGCCGCGCCGCTCGGGGTGAAGTGCGAATACCTGTCCCGCGCCGAGGTACTGAACCGGTTCCCGGTTGCGAACCCGGCAGGACTCCGGGGGGGGCTGTACAGCCCGACCGAACTGGCGGTGAACCCGCCGGAAGCGGTAGCCCGCCTCCCGCGCTTCCTGGCGGAAGCCCACGGCGTGCAGTTCCGACTCGGCGAAACGGTCACCGACATCACGATGCCGCGCGTCACGACGGCGAGCGGTGAGTCGTGGCGCGCGGACCGCGTGCTCGTCTGTTCTGGGGCCGATTTCGAGACGCTCTTCCCGGAAGTCTTCGCGACGAGCGGCATCCGCCGGTGCAAGCTCCAGATGATGAAAACGCGGCCGCAAGCGAACGGTTGGCGAATCGGCACGCACGTCGCCGGCGGACTGACGCTGTGTCACTACAAGGCGTTTGAAATGTGCTCGGCGCTACCTCAACTGAAGCGCCGGATCGCGGAAACGATGCCGGATTACGTGAAGTACGGCATCCACGTCATGGCCTCGCAGAACGACCGCGGCGAGGTGGTGATCGGCGACTCGCACGAGTACGACGCGGACATCAGCCTCTTCGACAAAGTCGAGATCGACGAACTCATCCTCAAGCAACTGCGCGTATTGGCGGACCTGCCCGACTGGTCGATCGCGGCGCGCTGGCACGGCATCTACGCGAAGCACCCGGAGAAGCACTTCGTGACGGCCGAACCGCAACCGGGCTGCGTGATCGCCGTCGCCCCGGGCGGATTGGGCATGACCATGTCGTTCGCGATTGCGCAGGACTGGTGGAACGCGAACGGGTAA